The segment ATCGGAATTATACTTGGAAGTTCAGTTGCCGAGGTGTTTATCCAATGAATAATCTTTGAGTTTTTCAAATAATTGAGGGTATATTGCTTATATATTCAAAAACAAATTTAAAATACTTCTTATTCCTTGTTTTTTAATAGAACTCATTTTATTTCTATCTTGAAAATACTGTCAAATGAATTCTACCCTCAATCGGGGAATGAATTCAACAATTACCCGCCGAGAAAAAATTATCAAACCCTTTAAGCCAATTGCCTGGTTTTCGATTTTTATCGGCATTGTCTTTGGTTTCATTATTATAGGTTTAGATACCTGGATTTTTAATCTGAAAAAGGTGGGTTTAGTACTCCCAAAAACCGTCAACCCACCGGCTTGGCAGGGATTTCTTGCTTCTTTTTATGGAGGAATTGTCGAGGAAGTGCTACTTCGCTTATTCTTGTTGTCGCTGTTGGTATGGATAGGCAATTTAATGACGAAAAATAAAGACCTGCATCCCAATATTCGTGTCCTTTGGATAGCCAATATCATTGCCGCTGTAATCTTTGGTTTAGGTCATCTTCCAGCAACCAAAGGGATGGGCCTTCCTCTCAATTCCTTTGTTATCACCCGAGCAATTGTCCTGAATGGAGTTGCAGGCTTAGCTTTTGGATGGTTATACTGGACTCGGGGTTTAGAAAGCTCAATGATAGCTCATTTTAGCGCCGATATTGTCCTTCATGTATTGTTTGCATTTTAATTTATTTTCTCAATAAAAAACCAAGCAAGGAATTAAAAAAGTTTTCCGAATTTCGCAATTAAATCAGCGGTTTGTTTCTTTCTCGGTCCCATTCTAATAATCATTCCAGTATCAACAACCCTTCCTTCCTTGGATTCGCAAAGTTTTACCATTCGATTAATAGTTTGATTCCCACCTGTCCAGGCAAAGGGAAGACCTTTGGTAACAAAACAGGCAATCTTTTTCCCTTGGATTGATGGCATTTGATTCATATAAGCTTCCATCGCTGGAGAAAGGAATCCACCCCTGACCCAGGCTCCAAATATAATTGCTTCATATTGATTTAAATCCGGAAAGGATTTTAACTGAATTTTTTTGATATCGATTTGTTTCTCATCAATTGGTTCAATTCTTTCAATCTGAACATCATGTCTTAATACTGATAGTTTTTCTTCAAGCCTTTGGGCAATAGAGTGAGTAAAGCCGGATTTTGAATCTACAATAATCCCTATCTTCAATTATTAT is part of the Candidatus Atribacteria bacterium ADurb.Bin276 genome and harbors:
- a CDS encoding CAAX amino terminal protease self- immunity, whose translation is MNSTLNRGMNSTITRREKIIKPFKPIAWFSIFIGIVFGFIIIGLDTWIFNLKKVGLVLPKTVNPPAWQGFLASFYGGIVEEVLLRLFLLSLLVWIGNLMTKNKDLHPNIRVLWIANIIAAVIFGLGHLPATKGMGLPLNSFVITRAIVLNGVAGLAFGWLYWTRGLESSMIAHFSADIVLHVLFAF
- a CDS encoding protoporphyrinogen oxidase, producing the protein MKIGIIVDSKSGFTHSIAQRLEEKLSVLRHDVQIERIEPIDEKQIDIKKIQLKSFPDLNQYEAIIFGAWVRGGFLSPAMEAYMNQMPSIQGKKIACFVTKGLPFAWTGGNQTINRMVKLCESKEGRVVDTGMIIRMGPRKKQTADLIAKFGKLF